From the genome of Solanum pennellii chromosome 6, SPENNV200:
tgataattatttctcaaatatttactacgtttctttatttttcaaagttattatttaaataatataatacataacgtataaaaatatatttatacagAGATGGAatcagaatttaaatttttaattgtaaaataGCAATCAAGTATTAGTGATAAATGAGTCgtacatttaatttttaattggtgaattttgtaaaataaatagaattcaGTTTGGTCAATTATATCAATTGACTTCTAACTCCACGTTGGTTTTACACCCTATGTAAATAAGATAAACTCCTAATATTTTACTGACACAtgattgtatttatatattacttCATCTGTTTCGATTTATATgtgttttactttttattttatttttttgcgaCCACAAGATATACAAAAGGCATTTTTGGCCGGATGTTCACATGCCatctatattattttcataaatttcgtacgtataattaatcaaatcaagACACGTAAAATGAAATGAGATTGATACCATGATCGCGTCCCCAGCCATGACGACGATGGAAGAAGGGGAAAGCTCAACTCCAAACCACTGTCCATCTTTCCCTTTGATCTCTAAACCATTAACTTGATTAGTCTGATGAATTGTTGACATGAAGCTCTTGTCTGTATGAGCAACAAATCCCAGTTTTGCTTCTTCTACTTGTGCTTCTCTATATTTCATTACTCTAGCTAGATAATTCACTGATTTGATATGTGATTCATAGTATTTTTCTACACCATAGCTCTCAAAAACCATTTTTACCACCATTTCTTCTAATTCTGCTGCTGCTTTTGAGTATGCTAGCAATGCTTGgctaacaaattaaaattgaaaaaggaaTAATTATGGATTAATGACCAGGACGTAACTTAACCTCAAAAAGTAACTCGTATTATCCAAGATCGTAGATGTGGTACTACTAATACGCCTACACATGACAACTAAAGTGTGGACAACATAATATGGGACCCAAGAGTGTGTCTAAATCGCACAAGACTAATTAATGAGACGTCATTATTGtcttgatttattttctttctcaagGAAATTGGAATGATAAGTTGtgaattattcaaatatatacatatatttcaattttcatctTCGGTATAGCTACTTCAATCTCAAAAACTAGTTCAAAAGTTGCGAGTTTATACATAAGAAGACAAAATGTCATATCGCACACCTAGACCTGACAGCTAGAGTCATATAGACAAGATAATATGGAGAGGCCCAACATTGACTAAAAACATGAATATCTAATTGTATGACTCTGATATCATGATAAGAAAATGAACATTCAACCTAACTCTATTCTGAAAACTAGTTAAAGTTATGAGATTCGCCCCAGACTATACAGGAAACAAATTACCATCCCCGATATGAGATTATTTAACAAAGAAAATGTTACCTAAAATCATTGTTTCCATTAGGCCACATGAAATTGGTGAAATTTTGGATGCCTTCAAGTGTATTAGCATTATCAATGCCCATACTCTCATAAAGAGGAATAAATGGGATTTGGCCAACATAACCATACAAAGGTTTACTAGACttattttgtacttttttcTGAGTTGGAAGATCAAACAACTCTTCTAGTGCTTGAAAAACATCATCATGGATCTTTGATGAGACTTTATCATATAATGCTACAAAACAACCATACTCTTCAAGAGCACAAACAGCTTCTTTACTTGCTTTGGACCATGAATTTGTACCTGGTTCCAAATTCTCCATGGTGAAATCAATAACAGGAAGTTTGTGGGTAACTGTAAGAGAACCCatggatttttttaattacttttttttttgtctcttaattaatttcttGGAATTGATGTGTGTGACACATTAATCTacatatcttatatatataatggtcTTGCTGATATAGGATAATAATATTGGTTTGTCACTACATCAAATGCTGTTTTTGGAGCCATATGACaaggaatatttatttttaatatatatttttcaggACCATAAGTATGGCGcaagattattaatttattttttcgtaTTGTCTAGGGAGAATATCATATACGATTTGAGAGGGACAATTTCAAAACATATTTGAGAGGGACACATTAATCTTTAATTAAGTGGGTTCCTACCTCAGGAATATAGTGATttcaaattcaatataataaaaacaatgtTAATGTACTAGGCTAGCTTAGATATCAGGTTTAAGCTCATTTAACCTTTAATTAGTAATTTTACATATGcgcttttgattttttttcgtCTATGCACCATCACAAACTtaacaaaattacaaaagatTTTCTTCTTGATGAAATGGATAGTAAAAGTAGCGCGAAGTAAAGATATTCTTTTTGAAGAGCTCGATGTTGGAAACAGTGTGAAGCTCGTGTTTACGGGCCCAAAATTCAAGCCCAATACATAAAGCCCATAGTAGTAGCTCACTGCAGAAACTAGAAATACATCCCACATCAATAAGTTAGTGAAGAAGCCAGCATCTGGAACTTGTATATAAGGAGCTCAAACGCCTTTTCATATAACTCACGCAGCCACGCAATGAGCACATAGCGAACTATTCTTTCGCCTTTTACTAAAGAATACCGTGTGCACGTTGCAAATAGTGGCATACGCCTATTTTTGGAGGGAGAAATCCCAACAATACAAAGTAATAAAATTTGCAATTTTTCTGTTTATCCTGTTAACATTAACAGCCTAACGATCACATCTATAACTTACGAAGTAACATGCCCAACAAATAGCAAAACTAACAAAAAACATCTTCCCTTTGACCTGATAGTTTATGATATTCCTTTAGATATTTTCAGTAAATCAATTTGTTTTGATGTAATATCTGTTTTATTAATATACATTTCCTAGACGTTATTGATTATCcgttatatatacaattatacatatttatataataacgATATATTACATATACATGCAATCattttggttgatttttttattttttttgcactACATAAGAAGCCCTTTGTTACCGGGTTGGGACATTTATGCCAATTTGGTCATTCACAAATCGCAAGAATGGCTTTTTTTATTGGGACATTTATGCCAATTTGGTCATTCACAAATCGCAAGAATGGCTTTTTTTAATGATGGTCTTtagtttttatttctcaaattcatgatcttcaaaaaaaattcctactactttttaaataacaaaaatagtgattgaataaaaaaaaatcacatggTTTAATATATTCGTACGTAAACTTATGGGTATAGAGGCTAAGTTCACTACTCTAAACTTCTATAACATTTTAAGACACAATTTATCCATACAAACTAATGTTGATTTAGGCTAAGTTTTCTAAATAAACTTTTGCCTTACGAAATAAGGTCAAAATTTAAGATATCTTAGTGATAAATGTTtccttaaataaaaataagaatgacaataattattcaattaaatgacgaaaattaaaaaaaaatctctagaTATTAAGAAATTTTCCTCAATCGGCCCAAATTTGTTAAATTGACCCAAATAAGAAGCTAGTGACCCGGTCCAATACGATACATGCTCTTTTCTCTCTCCTTTGATTCATCGGATTCAAGTAATTGAGATCAGGATCGTTTTGTgtgaa
Proteins encoded in this window:
- the LOC107022686 gene encoding 2-oxoglutarate-dependent dioxygenase AOP2-like; the protein is MGSLTVTHKLPVIDFTMENLEPGTNSWSKASKEAVCALEEYGCFVALYDKVSSKIHDDVFQALEELFDLPTQKKVQNKSSKPLYGYVGQIPFIPLYESMGIDNANTLEGIQNFTNFMWPNGNNDFSQALLAYSKAAAELEEMVVKMVFESYGVEKYYESHIKSVNYLARVMKYREAQVEEAKLGFVAHTDKSFMSTIHQTNQVNGLEIKGKDGQWFGVELSPSSIVVMAGDAIMAWSNNRIKSPHHRVMMGEEKGARYSIAQFSFMEDSLMVETPKELVDDDHPLLFNSFNHLDYLKFFSKEENRRLECALKSYCGV